TCATATCTTGCCTTAAAAAAGCAGGATATTTTTTTGGTCTTTGACAAAAACACAAAAACAAACATAGAAAGGAAGTTATGTCAGATATAGCTGATAGCAGGGTGGCGCCAGAGACGCTAAAGGACTATTTCAAGTCCTTAAAACAAACAGGCGCGGTATTCTCGTGGTTATGGAAGGAAATGACTGATGAAGTTGCGCGGCGTTATGCTCGCAGGGTCTTAGGATGGGCTGTCTTTTTATCCACGACCGCCATGCTAAAACCCGCGGCAATAAGCGCCATATTTAGCGGTTTGCAGACGATGAATATGCCGTTTGTTTACATGGGACTTGCGGTCTTCGCATTTCTTTTTCTGGCAAGAAGAATGGCTGGGTTTCTACACGGCAGGGCATTGGAATACTTTCAGGCGCTTGCCATAGGAAAACTGGACGACAGAATCACGGAACTTTTCTTTGAAAAGTCCATAGGACAGCACGTGCAAGACGGTTCGCATTTAACGGCGGGCAATGTTGAGAAAGCCAGAGGACGTATATTTACGGTTTTTGGCATTGTTCTTTTTGATGCCATTCCGACCGTTTTGTCCATACTGGCGGCCTTTGTCGCTCTGTCCATAGTTAGCCCGATCTGCGGAGCAGTAATGACCGTGGTAATGGCCGGCTATTTGCTTATAGCCGCCTTATTGAACAAAGAGGTCATGCGCGTTTGCGTGCCTTTGGACAGAAGGTATAGACGTCTAAATAGGCGACGCTTCTCCAGATGGGACAATGTCGGATGGGTCCAAATAAACACCCGAGAAAAAACCGAGCTTCAAGAGATGGACGGCGAATTCAGGAGCATTGCCGGCGAAGATCGCGATTTCTGGGTGGAGTACATCAAGAAAGCGATAAGGAGGGACGACTTCTCCAGTATTGCTCTTTTCGGAATCATTCTTTACGGCATTCACGAAGTGCTTGTCGGGAACTGGCTCATAGGGACTCTCTATGCGACAGTAACGTGGAGTACTTTTCTCTCTGAAAATCTGCGGAGGGTAGGGATGCTTGAGAGAAACGTGAGCTATCATATCCCTTCTATCAAGGCCATGATAGACACACTCACACTAAAACCAAAGGTTGTGGTAAAGGAGAATGCGATACGGTTGAATGGTGAACCATCTGTTTCCGTAGAGTTTCAGAACGTGGGTTTTTCTTACGAACCTTCAGTCATGGAAGCGAGAGAAACCGGCGAGACGGAAAAACTGGCTCACGTTTTGCGGGGCATAAGTTTCCGCGTAAACCCGGGAGAAAAAGTCGCGCTTATCGGGCCATCCGGCTCGGGCAAATCCACGATTATGAACCTGCTTCTTAGGAGCATGGACCCGCAAACAGGCACAATAAGAGTTTCCGGCCACGACCTTAGAGACATTGACCTTTGGGAATGGCGAAAGAAGCTCGGATACATTCCGCAAAATAGCATTATTTTTGACGGAACAATCCGCGACAACCTGACGTACGGCTTAAACAGCGAAGAGCTGTCGGTCATCAACTCGGAAAATCTCTGGAAGTTTGCCGAAAAGATGAGGGTGAACTTTGAAGGACGCCTTCACAACGGCCTTCTTACGAAAGTCGGCCGAGACGGCATCAAGCTCTCCGGCGGAGAAGCCCAGAGAATAATGATAGCCGGGGCAATACTCAAAAAACCAAGGTTTATGATAATTGACGAACCAACGTCAAGTCTTGATTCAATAACCGAAAAAGAGGTTCAAGAGGGGATTTCGGCCGCCCTTCAAGGAGGCGTCGGCGCCATCATCATAGCTCACCGTCTAAGCACGGTGAGAAGTTTGTGCAACAAATTCATCATCCTTCGTCGCGCGGGAACTTTAAAAGCCGGCGAAGGGCAAATAGAGGCGATAGGAAACTCCTTTGAAGAGCTCCATGAAAAATCGCCGACATTCAGGAAGCTTCTGGATTGTCAGAATGTAGCCCTTTAGCTTCCCCGCGTTTGTAACACACAAACACTCCGGCCAAATCGGAGTGTTTTTTTGCGAAAACATTGCCTTATTTGAAAACAATAATAACTTGCGGGGTTTCTTTCTTTGTTACCGCTTGCAACTGACCGCATTTGAGATTTGCGACAGGTCTTATTCGTACGAATAAGCGAATAGTTTGGGATGGAAAAGGTAGAAGTGAGTAGAGTCAAAGGTCTGGTAATACGGCGTATGTTTGTTATTATTAACGTATGACCAAAAAGACACTTCTTTCAGGCGTAAAACCCTCCGGAAGACCTCATATCGGGAACTTTTTCGGAGCCATGAAGCAATTTGCTGATCTGCAGGAAAGCCACCACTGCATGATTTTTATCCCTGATTATCACGCCTTGACTACGACGCAAAACCGCGATGAGATGCGACAAAATATTTTGGACGTGGCCATTGACTATCTCGCCATCGGACTTGATCCGAAAAAGGTCTTGATTTACAAACAATCCGACATTCCCGAGCATACGGAATTGGCATGGATATTTGAAACCATCACCACAATGCCTTATCTTATGCGTGCGCACGCGTTTAAAGACGCAGAGGCGAGAAG
Above is a genomic segment from bacterium containing:
- a CDS encoding ABC transporter ATP-binding protein, with product MSDIADSRVAPETLKDYFKSLKQTGAVFSWLWKEMTDEVARRYARRVLGWAVFLSTTAMLKPAAISAIFSGLQTMNMPFVYMGLAVFAFLFLARRMAGFLHGRALEYFQALAIGKLDDRITELFFEKSIGQHVQDGSHLTAGNVEKARGRIFTVFGIVLFDAIPTVLSILAAFVALSIVSPICGAVMTVVMAGYLLIAALLNKEVMRVCVPLDRRYRRLNRRRFSRWDNVGWVQINTREKTELQEMDGEFRSIAGEDRDFWVEYIKKAIRRDDFSSIALFGIILYGIHEVLVGNWLIGTLYATVTWSTFLSENLRRVGMLERNVSYHIPSIKAMIDTLTLKPKVVVKENAIRLNGEPSVSVEFQNVGFSYEPSVMEARETGETEKLAHVLRGISFRVNPGEKVALIGPSGSGKSTIMNLLLRSMDPQTGTIRVSGHDLRDIDLWEWRKKLGYIPQNSIIFDGTIRDNLTYGLNSEELSVINSENLWKFAEKMRVNFEGRLHNGLLTKVGRDGIKLSGGEAQRIMIAGAILKKPRFMIIDEPTSSLDSITEKEVQEGISAALQGGVGAIIIAHRLSTVRSLCNKFIILRRAGTLKAGEGQIEAIGNSFEELHEKSPTFRKLLDCQNVAL